The following is a genomic window from Bos taurus isolate L1 Dominette 01449 registration number 42190680 breed Hereford chromosome 11, ARS-UCD2.0, whole genome shotgun sequence.
TCCttccccatgaactatacagcaTCAAGCCGTCATAGCTTTGAACTGagtctgtgagcatctgtgctcttatcttgatttattttgtgCATCCATTAGCAAGATGTGCCCTGGTGTAACTGCTTCACTTCACACCATTTCAGCTTACAAAAGGTTTCACAGGCATGCTGTACTTTCTACTTTCGGATAGTGGGGAAACCTGTACTACATAATATCACTGTCCTGGCTACTTCTATTCCATTCTTTTCCACAAGGGCAACTGACTTATGTGGTCCTTAAAGCACTTCCTTTGACGACTGTGGTCCTTAAAACACTTCCTTTAAGGACCACATACatcagacataagagatgcaggttcgatccctggtttgggaagatcccctggaggagatggcaccccactccaatattctggccaggagaatcccatgaacagaagagcctggcagactctcagtccatgatgtcacaaaaagtcgaacacaactgagtgtctgagtACACTTAAAGCACTTCCTACCTTCAGTAAGGATGGACAGGCATTTGTCAAGCACAGAGCCTTTATTTTACATACCGGTTTCAAAGAGGACATTGTTTAAGTCAGCAGAACTTCTGAGAGAGAAAGTGACAGCAAAGGTAACTGGCTCAAGTCCCTCTGTGTACAGCACGTACGTTTCATGTCTGAGCACCTTGTGTGTCTGGCTTAAGTAAAAGTAAGGCAGTGTAGATTGTGCGAACAAGAAATCTGTTCTGTGATCAGGAATGGCTGCTACATGCATCACGCAAAGTGCACAACCGGAAACATTTCAATCTGCAACCGAAGTTTCCTCAAGCAAAGATTAGCGTGAACAGTGACAGAACACAGACAGAGCAACTTGGGCAGAGAGAATGAATAATGCCATGGGGCAGTGAGGTTAGCGCACTGATCAAGAGCCCCAAGCAGGAGGAGCCGTCCCAGTGGCCGAGCAGGCTAGGAGGGTGAGCAGCAGCCATCTCCAGCCACCTTCAGTtccttcctgccttcactctAGGTTGAGCAGCTCCACGTCAAAGATGAGGGTGGCATTGGGAGGGATGACACCGGGGTGGCCTGTGGCTCCATATGCCACATCGGGAGTGCAGGTCAGCTTCGCCCTCTGCCCCAAGCTCATCTAGCAGGGATGGGGGCAGAtggggagaggagaaagaggacccagcttgatttaaaagaaaaaagtaaggtaACTATGTCATT
Proteins encoded in this region:
- the FKBP1B gene encoding peptidyl-prolyl cis-trans isomerase FKBP1B isoform X2; protein product: MLQNGKKFDSSRDRNKPFKFRIGKQEVIKGFEEGAAQMSLGQRAKLTCTPDVAYGATGHPGVIPPNATLIFDVELLNLE